A stretch of Leisingera sp. S132 DNA encodes these proteins:
- the tnpC gene encoding IS66 family transposase: MKDIQTACAELARHPESYVAKLAAAIAEADRARELEPQDVITVKDARISTSLAEIKVLKANNRLLRAQLSKLQDMQFGQKSEKLPGNRKTGGKAAPANSASCFQAGMADGNAEIAQTEDVKPKPRGMLGRQAIEFPSHLPKDIRIVEPSDGAVCNCGCGMRLLGEQVIKRLTYKPAEIRVIEEHYPKYVCHVCDRFKQAPVPKRAFDQTCFDDRLIAGLAVSKFADFLPNFRQEQIFMRSGVKLHRSTMSRLMDQAVDALLPLYDVMNRDLKASSKLFMDETVLAQLAPGSGKTKTCYVWALCRDDRRWKGNAPPGVVFHFKQSRKGQHAEDILTGFNGALQVDGYAGYNRLRREQRNGGPLALAYCWAHVRRKFLDVHKATKSGQAMEVIELINAMYEIERRLKSQPASARCAARQLGTAPLMDKLAQLLQKISGRVSVKSTLGQAVTYTLKLWTGLSMFLSDGRIEIDSNAVENTIRPIALLRKNALFAGSEVGGRNWAVMASLIGTCKLNGVEPYAYLTWVFEQMAIGHPRSQYEKLLPWNCPRGRYSIEG; encoded by the coding sequence ATGAAAGATATACAGACTGCCTGCGCCGAGCTCGCCAGGCACCCGGAAAGCTATGTTGCGAAGCTGGCCGCCGCCATCGCTGAAGCAGACCGGGCACGCGAACTCGAACCTCAAGATGTGATTACCGTCAAGGACGCGAGGATTTCCACGTCATTAGCTGAGATCAAAGTACTGAAGGCCAATAACCGGCTGCTGCGCGCCCAGCTCAGCAAGTTGCAGGATATGCAGTTTGGGCAGAAGAGTGAGAAGCTACCGGGAAATAGAAAGACGGGGGGCAAAGCTGCACCAGCCAATTCTGCCTCCTGTTTCCAAGCCGGGATGGCTGACGGGAATGCAGAGATCGCGCAAACTGAAGACGTTAAACCCAAACCACGCGGAATGCTAGGGCGTCAGGCAATTGAGTTCCCGAGCCATTTGCCCAAAGACATACGCATCGTCGAACCTTCCGATGGAGCGGTCTGTAATTGCGGATGTGGCATGCGTTTGCTTGGAGAACAGGTCATCAAACGGTTGACTTACAAGCCTGCCGAGATCCGTGTGATTGAAGAGCATTACCCCAAATATGTCTGCCACGTATGCGATCGCTTCAAACAGGCTCCGGTTCCGAAGCGCGCCTTCGATCAAACCTGTTTCGACGACCGGTTGATTGCGGGGCTGGCAGTCAGCAAATTTGCGGACTTTCTGCCGAACTTCAGGCAGGAGCAGATATTCATGCGTTCAGGCGTGAAACTGCACCGTTCGACAATGTCCCGTTTGATGGATCAGGCTGTTGACGCACTTCTACCTCTTTACGACGTGATGAATAGGGATCTGAAAGCAAGTTCGAAATTGTTCATGGACGAAACCGTGCTGGCGCAGTTGGCGCCTGGGAGCGGAAAGACGAAGACCTGTTATGTTTGGGCGCTGTGCCGGGACGACCGCCGATGGAAGGGGAATGCACCGCCGGGTGTTGTCTTCCATTTTAAGCAGTCGCGCAAAGGCCAACATGCTGAGGACATACTGACCGGCTTCAACGGTGCTCTCCAGGTTGATGGATACGCGGGATACAACCGCTTGCGAAGAGAGCAGCGCAACGGCGGCCCGCTTGCACTCGCCTATTGCTGGGCGCACGTGCGCCGCAAATTCCTGGACGTTCATAAGGCGACAAAATCAGGCCAGGCGATGGAGGTCATTGAGTTGATCAACGCTATGTATGAAATCGAGCGCAGGCTTAAGTCTCAACCAGCCTCTGCAAGATGTGCAGCCAGGCAGTTGGGAACCGCGCCATTGATGGATAAGCTTGCACAGCTGCTCCAGAAAATATCCGGGCGCGTTTCAGTAAAATCGACATTGGGACAGGCAGTGACCTATACGCTTAAACTATGGACAGGCCTCAGCATGTTCCTGTCTGACGGGCGGATCGAAATCGACAGCAATGCCGTTGAAAACACCATTCGACCGATTGCCCTTCTGCGTAAAAACGCCCTATTTGCAGGTTCAGAGGTCGGCGGCCGCAACTGGGCTGTTATGGCCAGCCTGATCGGCACATGTAAACTGAACGGTGTTGAACCCTATGCCTATCTCACTTGGGTGTTCGAGCAAATGGCCATAGGGCACCCACGTTCGCAGTATGAAAAGCTTCTGCCTTGGAACTGTCCAAGGGGCCGCTACAGCATCGAAGGATAG
- a CDS encoding IS5 family transposase codes for MSSWASTKYKTTNWSAYNEALRQRGSLTIWFDPGMEWKPPPTGKRGRHPSFSDAAIQTCLTMKVLFGMPLRQTTGFVQSLLQLVGLDWTVPDFSTLCRRQRTLNVAIPYRGGAGPLNLLIDSTGIKSEGEGEWNARKHGGPKRRIWRKIHIGIDEETLEVRAVEVTGSNIGDAPILPDLLEQISADEVIGSVTADGAYDTRNCHEAIAARGAAAVIPPRKNAKPWKPTSPGAAARNEALRASKYLGRALWRRWSGYHRRSRVEAKMNCIKLLGQSLMARDFERQVAELQVRIAVLNGYTALGTPITVTAE; via the coding sequence ATGAGCAGTTGGGCGTCCACGAAGTACAAGACCACGAACTGGTCGGCTTACAATGAAGCATTGCGGCAGCGTGGATCGCTGACGATCTGGTTTGATCCAGGCATGGAGTGGAAGCCTCCGCCGACCGGGAAGCGTGGGAGGCATCCGAGTTTCAGCGATGCGGCGATCCAGACGTGCCTGACAATGAAGGTGCTGTTCGGAATGCCGTTGAGGCAGACCACGGGGTTCGTGCAGAGCCTGCTGCAGCTGGTCGGGCTTGATTGGACAGTGCCGGACTTCAGCACGCTCTGTCGTCGCCAGCGAACATTGAACGTAGCCATCCCCTATCGTGGCGGCGCGGGCCCGTTGAACCTGCTGATCGACAGCACCGGCATCAAGTCCGAGGGGGAAGGCGAATGGAATGCCCGCAAGCATGGTGGCCCCAAACGCCGCATCTGGCGTAAGATACATATCGGGATCGACGAGGAAACATTGGAGGTTCGAGCGGTCGAGGTCACCGGCAGCAACATCGGTGATGCTCCCATCCTGCCAGATCTCCTGGAACAGATCTCTGCGGACGAAGTGATCGGTTCAGTGACAGCTGATGGCGCTTACGACACCCGAAACTGTCACGAGGCAATCGCTGCCCGCGGCGCTGCCGCAGTCATCCCGCCCCGAAAGAACGCCAAGCCGTGGAAGCCAACGAGCCCCGGCGCCGCAGCCCGCAACGAAGCTTTGCGCGCCTCGAAATACTTGGGTCGCGCCCTCTGGCGGCGATGGAGCGGATACCACCGCCGAAGCCGCGTCGAGGCAAAAATGAACTGTATCAAGCTGCTTGGCCAATCCCTCATGGCGCGCGATTTCGAGCGTCAGGTTGCGGAACTGCAGGTCCGTATTGCCGTGCTCAACGGTTACACCGCACTAGGCACCCCTATCACAGTGACCGCAGAATAA
- a CDS encoding triacylglycerol lipase has product MIGPKGAPFSPDYLEVDPGTVGGALTQERIDRGWGGLMQGSYASFMMWLDLTAETPAAGQVPKGCFNLHYEAWAHPYNWTDDNLNSGKKLGETVDRAVAETEQKYQGTDVLVLKPVIVTHSMGGLVSRAYTQIHGGAGKVHGVIHGALPCEGAPAAYKRIVAGFEGSGVQGTVERWVLGANQQEATATAANMPGVLELLPNQFHKGTDGRTDWLRVTGRTGANICSKPASNPYVEIYLNQSDWWKLIEIEHLNPGENSRKTFESFQLQLRKAMSFHAKLGPSAFHPNTRMFYASDTSHPAWDHIEWKQSGRQDSPASDAIRQSDGRGQIEWGQYFVHPAPLYGGAPTFAADTRYQLQPPEAAGDGTVHAGSGRYVSGPMSVATDSGFEHQAAYDLTEARRLTAEWLFDMVEEQLQ; this is encoded by the coding sequence ATGATTGGACCGAAAGGCGCGCCGTTTTCACCGGATTACCTCGAAGTCGATCCCGGCACAGTTGGCGGTGCGCTGACACAGGAGCGTATCGACCGGGGCTGGGGCGGTCTGATGCAAGGCTCCTATGCAAGCTTCATGATGTGGCTGGATCTGACGGCGGAAACCCCCGCGGCCGGCCAGGTCCCGAAGGGTTGCTTCAACCTGCACTATGAGGCCTGGGCGCACCCATACAACTGGACGGATGACAATCTGAACTCAGGTAAAAAACTTGGCGAGACGGTCGATAGGGCAGTTGCGGAGACAGAACAGAAATACCAGGGTACAGATGTTCTTGTTCTGAAGCCTGTCATCGTGACCCACTCCATGGGCGGGCTTGTTTCAAGGGCCTATACCCAAATCCACGGCGGCGCCGGCAAGGTACACGGCGTCATCCATGGCGCCTTGCCCTGCGAGGGCGCACCGGCAGCCTACAAGCGAATTGTTGCCGGTTTCGAAGGCAGCGGAGTGCAGGGAACCGTTGAGCGCTGGGTTCTGGGCGCCAATCAGCAGGAAGCCACCGCAACTGCCGCGAATATGCCCGGTGTTCTGGAACTATTGCCCAATCAGTTTCACAAAGGCACCGATGGCAGGACGGACTGGCTGCGTGTCACCGGCAGGACTGGTGCCAATATCTGTTCAAAACCGGCCTCCAATCCGTATGTCGAAATTTACCTCAACCAAAGCGATTGGTGGAAACTAATAGAAATCGAGCACCTAAATCCAGGTGAAAATAGTCGAAAAACATTCGAGAGTTTTCAACTTCAGTTAAGAAAAGCAATGTCCTTCCACGCCAAGCTCGGCCCCAGTGCATTTCATCCGAACACCCGGATGTTTTACGCCAGCGACACCAGCCACCCGGCCTGGGATCACATCGAATGGAAGCAATCCGGGCGGCAGGACAGCCCTGCTTCCGATGCGATCAGACAAAGCGATGGCCGCGGCCAGATTGAGTGGGGGCAATATTTTGTTCACCCTGCACCTCTCTACGGCGGCGCTCCTACCTTTGCTGCTGATACCCGGTACCAGCTTCAGCCGCCGGAAGCAGCCGGCGACGGGACCGTCCATGCTGGCTCCGGCCGCTACGTATCAGGCCCCATGTCAGTCGCGACAGACAGCGGATTTGAACACCAAGCGGCCTATGACCTAACCGAAGCCCGCCGCCTGACTGCCGAATGGTTGTTTGATATGGTTGAGGAGCAGCTCCAATAG
- a CDS encoding DUF4123 domain-containing protein: MTEPLKNPGLPPEDDYWLGIDAAPAASADQRPCLHIEDIPDVEPLDAQFGAWPLKNVPEALFEPLFGQPEADPDRAADSGAAEEAAPLKTYALIDAAKLHAGFDGIRNCGLPFRCLFQGEAAKELKDAAPYLVELAPDARFTRTLFTHIPDAPAHLSTLHLWHRNPGIFIRSRADFDAVWKHFRKFTRIRDENGKWFFFRFWEAATAQAFAAHADTIELAEAMLNDGSRPGQTWILISAGAGKATACKYCVDHRAVPAKPPRLTSEVLAAFDCEIEAEQDAQDIAAALELVSSGAAEPNEDSLRSSLKALRKLGFSAAGKRQEALSLFVRASLSGKHRGASEILHKTEQGPAIRLWHLKNLVEGKE; encoded by the coding sequence ATGACGGAACCGCTGAAGAACCCGGGCCTTCCACCAGAAGACGACTATTGGCTGGGCATCGATGCCGCACCCGCAGCCTCCGCGGATCAGAGGCCCTGCCTTCATATCGAGGACATCCCGGACGTCGAACCTCTGGATGCCCAATTCGGTGCCTGGCCTCTGAAAAATGTGCCGGAGGCATTGTTTGAACCGCTGTTCGGCCAGCCGGAAGCCGACCCCGACAGGGCCGCGGACAGCGGCGCGGCAGAGGAAGCGGCGCCTTTGAAAACCTATGCTCTGATCGACGCCGCCAAACTGCACGCCGGGTTCGACGGGATCCGGAACTGCGGGCTGCCGTTCCGCTGCCTGTTCCAGGGCGAGGCCGCAAAAGAGCTGAAAGATGCCGCCCCCTATCTGGTCGAACTTGCACCCGACGCCCGCTTCACCCGCACCCTGTTCACCCATATCCCGGACGCCCCGGCCCATCTGTCCACCCTGCATCTATGGCACAGGAACCCCGGCATCTTCATCCGCTCCCGCGCGGATTTTGACGCGGTCTGGAAACACTTCAGAAAGTTCACCCGCATCCGCGACGAAAACGGAAAATGGTTCTTCTTCCGGTTCTGGGAGGCTGCAACTGCGCAGGCTTTTGCAGCCCATGCAGACACGATTGAGCTGGCGGAGGCCATGCTGAATGACGGGAGCCGCCCGGGGCAAACATGGATCCTGATCTCGGCAGGCGCAGGCAAGGCAACTGCTTGCAAATATTGCGTGGATCACCGGGCCGTCCCGGCCAAGCCGCCAAGGCTGACATCAGAAGTCCTGGCAGCCTTTGACTGTGAAATTGAAGCAGAGCAGGATGCACAGGACATCGCCGCCGCGCTTGAGCTTGTGTCTTCGGGGGCAGCAGAGCCGAATGAAGACAGTTTGCGGTCTTCTTTGAAGGCATTGAGAAAACTTGGCTTTTCCGCTGCCGGCAAACGGCAGGAAGCGCTCAGCCTTTTTGTCCGTGCGTCTCTCAGCGGAAAGCACAGGGGCGCATCAGAGATATTGCATAAAACGGAGCAAGGCCCGGCAATCCGCCTGTGGCATTTGAAGAATTTGGTTGAGGGAAAGGAATGA
- a CDS encoding PAAR domain-containing protein: MQPVARIGDTHACPRCRSCRIVSGGSATVDGRPVARVGDKTSCGAVITAGSSTSTDDGRPIAYVGSPTSIGGTITTGSPNHKVMP, encoded by the coding sequence ATGCAACCGGTAGCCCGGATCGGCGACACCCACGCCTGCCCCAGATGCCGCAGCTGCCGGATCGTCAGCGGCGGCAGCGCCACCGTTGACGGCCGCCCGGTCGCGCGCGTCGGCGACAAGACCAGCTGCGGCGCGGTGATCACCGCCGGGTCGTCCACGTCAACGGACGACGGCCGTCCCATCGCCTATGTCGGCTCCCCAACCTCCATCGGCGGCACCATCACCACAGGGTCGCCAAACCACAAGGTCATGCCGTGA
- a CDS encoding type VI secretion system Vgr family protein yields MNAFVQDARLGRLTTVLGPEALVLMRFDGTEALNGLFDYSVEALATRDDLDFDALLGTHATVTIAGAEGPALFDGIITEARWKGPGENGWRYDLRLRPWFWLAGKRRNQRIFHNKTVVEILQELLADYGHLGNPHLEIALSNDYPELEYTVQYRESDLDFARRLMERFGISFHIRHQEASHTLVLTDDVLNHAEIPARPYYGAAQNQGAQGEHFWAWGPERRLTTGATRLTDYNFKTPMAAMESDRIGDAQYAEGQLEAYDYPGGYLDLGRGKTVAQLRCAEERGHDARQFASGDITGLRPGGVVPLAGGDAVPGDGAKHLCLWARYSFVSQSYGSNREGVSAARPFTADYRLMPLTAPMVPPRVTPLPVVQGPQTAVVVGDGEIDCDEHGRILVHFHWDLEKAYSMRCRVSQNWASQGWGGMVIPRIGMEVVVEFLEGDPDKPLVTGCVYNGRNKPPYPLPQHKTKSVFKTDTHKGSGFNELTFEDERDQEKIYMHGQKDQEIVIENDRSKTIGRDENNAIGRDRTQSVGQDETLSVGRDQRETVGQDVLYKVGRNQQEEYGKDHVHVVGNIHKQDIYADHLVQIGRNHEETVFGKSTLNVTEAITNNTRSHTLMAFETFTIKGPGGKITIDAGGITLEAASINLKGAVSMGGSGGAQVPTLQNAARDGLPLVEECVQQKD; encoded by the coding sequence ATGAACGCATTTGTGCAGGACGCCCGGCTGGGGCGGCTGACAACCGTTTTGGGGCCGGAAGCGCTGGTGCTGATGCGCTTTGACGGGACCGAGGCGCTGAATGGGCTGTTTGACTATTCGGTCGAGGCGCTGGCCACGCGGGATGATCTCGATTTCGATGCGCTCCTGGGCACCCATGCCACGGTCACGATCGCAGGCGCCGAAGGCCCGGCGCTGTTTGACGGCATCATCACCGAGGCCCGCTGGAAAGGCCCGGGCGAAAACGGCTGGCGCTATGATCTGCGGCTCCGGCCCTGGTTCTGGCTCGCGGGAAAACGGCGCAACCAGCGGATCTTTCATAACAAAACCGTGGTAGAGATCCTGCAGGAACTGCTGGCGGACTACGGCCATCTGGGCAACCCGCATCTGGAGATTGCCCTGAGCAACGACTATCCGGAGCTGGAGTACACGGTGCAGTACCGGGAAAGCGACCTGGATTTCGCCCGCCGCCTGATGGAGCGTTTCGGGATCTCCTTTCACATCCGCCACCAGGAGGCCAGCCACACGCTGGTGCTGACGGATGATGTGCTGAACCACGCCGAAATCCCGGCCCGCCCCTATTACGGCGCGGCGCAGAACCAGGGTGCCCAAGGCGAGCATTTCTGGGCCTGGGGGCCCGAGCGGCGGCTGACGACGGGGGCAACCCGGCTCACCGATTACAACTTCAAGACTCCGATGGCAGCGATGGAAAGCGACCGCATCGGCGATGCGCAATATGCCGAAGGCCAGCTGGAAGCCTATGATTATCCCGGCGGCTACCTGGATCTGGGGCGGGGCAAGACGGTGGCGCAGCTGCGCTGCGCAGAGGAGCGCGGCCATGACGCCCGCCAGTTCGCCAGCGGCGACATCACCGGCTTGCGGCCGGGCGGCGTGGTGCCGCTGGCGGGCGGCGATGCGGTGCCGGGGGATGGCGCCAAACACCTCTGCCTCTGGGCGCGCTATTCCTTTGTCAGCCAAAGCTACGGCTCCAACCGCGAGGGTGTGTCCGCCGCCCGCCCCTTCACCGCCGATTACCGGCTGATGCCGCTGACCGCGCCGATGGTGCCGCCGCGGGTGACGCCCCTGCCGGTGGTGCAGGGGCCGCAGACCGCGGTGGTTGTCGGCGACGGCGAGATCGACTGCGACGAGCACGGCCGCATTCTGGTGCATTTCCACTGGGACCTGGAGAAGGCGTATTCGATGCGCTGCCGGGTCAGCCAGAACTGGGCCAGCCAGGGCTGGGGCGGCATGGTCATCCCGCGCATTGGCATGGAAGTGGTGGTCGAGTTCCTGGAAGGCGACCCCGACAAGCCGCTGGTCACCGGCTGCGTCTACAACGGCCGCAACAAGCCGCCCTACCCGCTGCCGCAGCACAAGACCAAATCCGTGTTCAAGACGGATACCCACAAGGGCAGCGGCTTCAACGAGCTGACCTTCGAGGACGAGCGGGATCAGGAAAAGATATATATGCACGGCCAGAAGGACCAGGAGATTGTCATCGAGAATGACCGCTCCAAGACCATCGGCCGCGATGAGAACAATGCCATCGGGCGTGACCGGACCCAAAGCGTCGGCCAGGACGAAACCCTGTCGGTGGGCCGCGACCAGCGCGAAACCGTGGGCCAGGACGTACTCTACAAGGTCGGCCGCAACCAGCAGGAGGAATACGGCAAGGACCATGTGCATGTGGTGGGCAATATCCACAAGCAGGACATCTATGCCGACCATCTGGTGCAGATCGGCCGCAACCACGAGGAAACGGTGTTCGGGAAATCCACCCTCAACGTGACCGAAGCGATCACCAACAACACCCGCAGCCATACGCTGATGGCTTTTGAGACGTTCACCATCAAGGGCCCGGGCGGCAAGATCACCATCGATGCGGGCGGGATCACGCTGGAGGCTGCCAGCATCAATCTGAAAGGCGCGGTCAGCATGGGCGGCAGCGGCGGCGCCCAGGTGCCCACGCTGCAGAACGCCGCCCGCGACGGCCTGCCGCTGGTCGAAGAATGCGTTCAGCAGAAGGATTGA
- a CDS encoding IS110 family transposase — protein sequence MKHYAGLDLSMDSTQVCIVDENGGKVTSMKVESAPDQIACALNRVGDIERAVIESGRMSPAICHGLRALGVPVVCIDARQAHQSLKALKANKTDPHDAAGLAQLARTGFYKEVHVKSAAAYGLRSVIATRSHLVEARVRLDNMIRGICATFGFKPGPGQGKSFIDRVMTAADIPGLGQSITALVAARAGLVEQIRQLDRVLREFAHQSSACRQLMSIPGVGVQTSAAFAAAIDQADRFRQSRTAGAYFGLVPRRHQSGEIDWTGRITKQGDSLVRKLLYEAANSILTRSRGNFALKTWAQKIAKRRGLRKARVALARRLAVIMHAMLRDGTLFEA from the coding sequence ATGAAACACTATGCCGGACTGGACCTGTCGATGGACAGCACGCAGGTTTGCATCGTCGATGAAAACGGTGGGAAAGTAACCTCGATGAAGGTCGAGAGCGCGCCTGACCAGATCGCATGCGCGTTAAATCGAGTCGGCGACATTGAGCGAGCGGTTATCGAATCCGGCCGCATGTCGCCGGCAATCTGCCACGGCTTGCGAGCTCTCGGCGTTCCCGTCGTGTGCATCGACGCACGGCAGGCGCATCAGAGCCTAAAGGCACTAAAGGCGAACAAGACTGACCCGCATGACGCAGCCGGGCTGGCGCAACTTGCCAGGACAGGTTTCTACAAGGAAGTGCATGTCAAATCTGCGGCCGCCTATGGCCTGCGCAGCGTCATCGCGACGCGCAGCCATCTCGTCGAAGCCCGGGTGCGGCTCGACAACATGATCCGAGGTATATGTGCAACTTTCGGGTTCAAACCCGGCCCCGGTCAGGGCAAGTCGTTCATCGACCGGGTGATGACTGCTGCAGATATACCGGGTCTTGGCCAGAGCATCACAGCGCTGGTCGCCGCCAGAGCCGGATTGGTGGAACAGATCAGGCAACTGGATCGGGTCTTGCGTGAGTTCGCTCACCAATCATCGGCCTGCAGGCAGCTTATGAGCATCCCCGGCGTCGGCGTTCAAACTTCCGCCGCTTTCGCGGCGGCCATCGATCAAGCTGACCGCTTCCGGCAATCCCGCACCGCAGGCGCCTATTTCGGATTGGTCCCCAGGCGTCACCAATCCGGGGAAATCGACTGGACAGGACGCATCACCAAACAGGGCGACAGCCTGGTTCGCAAGCTGCTCTACGAAGCGGCCAACTCGATCCTGACGCGCAGTCGTGGCAACTTCGCCCTCAAAACCTGGGCCCAGAAGATCGCCAAACGCCGAGGTCTGAGAAAGGCACGCGTGGCGCTTGCCAGGCGGCTGGCCGTTATCATGCACGCGATGCTGCGTGACGGCACTTTGTTCGAAGCGTAA
- the gyrB gene encoding DNA topoisomerase (ATP-hydrolyzing) subunit B, which yields MSGNEQAPAEYGADSIKVLKGLEAVRKRPGMYIGDTDDGSGLHHMVYEVVDNGIDEALAGHADHVNVKIHADSSVSVSDNGRGIPVDIHAEEGVSAAEVIMTQLHAGGKFDSNSYKVSGGLHGVGVSVVNALSDWLELRIWRNGKEHVARFERGDTVKHLEVVGDCGDQTGTEVRFMASTDTFSNLEYSFETLEKRLRELAFLNSGVRIILEDERPAEKLTAELYYEGGVKEFVKYLDRHKTPVMEAPVYIVGEKDDIGVEIAMWWNDSYHETVLPFTNNIPQRDGGTHVAGFRGALTRTINNYAQTSGIAKKEKVSFTGDDAREGLTCVLSVKVPDPKFSSQTKDKLVSSEVRPVVESLLGEKLAEWFEENPNEAKQIVGKIVEAALAREAARKARELTRRKTAMDVNYLAGKLKDCSEKDPSKTEVFLVEGDSAGGSAQTGRDRMTQAILPLRGKILNVERARFDRMLGSQEIGNLVMALGTGIGRDEFNIEKLRYHKIVIMTDADVDGAHIRTLLLTFFYRQMPELIEGGYLYIAQPPLYKVARGKSEVYLKDQAALDDYLINQGVDGAVLKLGDGSEMAGSDLTRVVDEARQLKRVLDAFPTHYPRHILEQAAVAGAFVPGAVDSDLQGVADKVAARLDAIALEYERGWQGRITQDHGIRLARILRGVEEVRTLDGPMLRSGEARKTGSFTQSLQEVYGTTAQLVRRDRSQIIHGPLGLLQAILEEGEKGLTLQRYKGLGEMNPDQLWETTLDPDARTLLQVRIDDMVEADDLFTKLMGDVVEPRREFIQKNALSVENLDF from the coding sequence ATGTCCGGAAACGAGCAGGCCCCCGCAGAATATGGCGCGGATTCCATCAAGGTTCTCAAAGGGTTGGAGGCGGTCCGTAAGCGCCCTGGCATGTATATTGGGGACACAGATGACGGCTCGGGCCTGCACCACATGGTGTACGAGGTTGTGGACAACGGCATCGACGAGGCCCTGGCAGGCCACGCTGACCATGTAAATGTGAAAATTCATGCGGATTCCAGTGTCTCGGTCAGCGACAACGGGCGCGGCATTCCGGTGGATATCCACGCCGAGGAAGGCGTATCGGCAGCCGAAGTCATCATGACCCAGCTGCACGCCGGCGGTAAGTTCGACAGCAACTCCTACAAAGTCTCCGGCGGTCTGCATGGTGTGGGCGTGTCGGTTGTGAACGCGCTCAGCGATTGGCTGGAACTGCGCATTTGGCGCAACGGCAAGGAGCATGTGGCGCGGTTTGAGCGCGGCGATACCGTCAAGCATCTGGAGGTGGTCGGCGATTGCGGTGACCAGACCGGCACCGAAGTCCGCTTCATGGCGTCGACCGATACATTCTCGAACCTGGAGTATTCTTTCGAGACGCTGGAAAAGCGCCTGCGCGAGCTGGCCTTCCTGAATTCGGGCGTGCGGATTATTCTGGAGGATGAACGCCCGGCGGAGAAACTCACAGCCGAGCTCTACTACGAGGGCGGCGTCAAGGAGTTCGTCAAATACCTTGACCGGCACAAGACCCCGGTGATGGAGGCTCCGGTCTATATCGTGGGGGAAAAGGACGACATCGGCGTCGAGATCGCCATGTGGTGGAATGACAGCTACCACGAGACCGTGCTGCCTTTCACCAACAACATCCCCCAGCGCGACGGCGGCACCCATGTGGCGGGCTTCCGCGGTGCGCTGACCCGGACCATCAACAACTACGCGCAGACGTCGGGGATCGCCAAGAAGGAGAAGGTCTCTTTCACCGGTGACGACGCCCGCGAAGGGCTGACATGTGTTCTGTCGGTCAAGGTGCCGGACCCGAAATTCTCCAGCCAGACCAAGGACAAGCTGGTCTCCTCCGAGGTGCGCCCGGTGGTCGAAAGCCTGTTGGGCGAAAAACTGGCCGAATGGTTCGAGGAAAACCCCAACGAAGCCAAGCAGATCGTCGGCAAGATCGTCGAGGCCGCGCTGGCCCGCGAGGCCGCCCGCAAGGCGCGTGAACTGACCCGCCGCAAAACCGCGATGGACGTGAACTACCTGGCCGGCAAGCTCAAGGACTGTTCCGAGAAGGACCCCTCCAAAACCGAAGTCTTCCTGGTCGAGGGTGACTCGGCTGGCGGCTCCGCCCAGACGGGCCGGGACCGGATGACCCAGGCGATCCTTCCTCTGCGCGGCAAGATCCTGAACGTAGAGCGCGCGCGCTTTGACCGGATGCTGGGCAGCCAGGAGATTGGCAACCTGGTGATGGCGCTTGGCACCGGCATCGGCCGCGATGAATTCAACATCGAGAAACTGCGCTACCACAAGATCGTCATCATGACCGACGCCGACGTCGACGGCGCCCACATCCGCACCCTGCTGCTCACCTTCTTCTACCGGCAGATGCCGGAGCTGATTGAGGGCGGCTACCTCTATATCGCGCAGCCGCCGCTTTATAAGGTCGCGCGCGGCAAGTCAGAGGTCTACCTCAAGGACCAGGCGGCCCTGGACGACTACCTGATCAACCAGGGCGTCGACGGCGCGGTGCTGAAACTGGGCGATGGGTCTGAGATGGCCGGCTCCGACCTTACCCGCGTGGTGGATGAGGCGCGCCAGCTCAAGCGCGTGCTGGATGCCTTCCCGACCCATTACCCGCGCCACATCCTGGAGCAGGCCGCAGTGGCCGGCGCCTTTGTGCCCGGCGCTGTGGATTCCGACCTGCAGGGCGTGGCTGACAAGGTCGCCGCCCGCTTGGACGCTATTGCGCTGGAGTATGAGCGCGGCTGGCAGGGCCGGATCACTCAGGACCACGGCATCCGCCTGGCCCGCATCCTGCGCGGCGTCGAGGAAGTGCGCACCCTGGACGGCCCGATGCTGCGCTCCGGCGAAGCGCGCAAGACCGGCAGCTTCACCCAGAGCCTGCAGGAGGTCTACGGCACCACCGCGCAGCTGGTCCGCCGCGACCGCAGCCAGATCATTCATGGGCCGCTTGGTCTGCTGCAGGCGATCCTGGAGGAGGGCGAGAAAGGTCTTACCCTGCAGCGCTATAAGGGGCTCGGTGAAATGAACCCCGACCAGCTGTGGGAGACCACCCTCGACCCGGACGCGCGGACCCTGCTGCAGGTGCGCATCGATGATATGGTCGAGGCGGATGATCTGTTCACCAAACTGATGGGCGACGTAGTGGAACCGCGCAGGGAGTTTATCCAGAAAAACGCACTCAGTGTGGAGAACTTGGACTTCTGA